A genomic region of Anopheles coustani chromosome 3, idAnoCousDA_361_x.2, whole genome shotgun sequence contains the following coding sequences:
- the LOC131259712 gene encoding uncharacterized protein LOC131259712, translated as MGVNAGDSRKDSITSSTSTSHLDLELLQRLFVKFEPDLVIDSYEEAQGSGRGDNYTAALFRLALKGHTQPEGSSKKLKWEKSVICKRLPDCKIKREAFKSEALFRNEVVFYNSIMPEYIDYQRRQVKEASKCRGTKHVNEEDESDEQQSESIFDAVPQCYLAQDDLLVLEDLRVRSFTMPDRQAGLGPTQLEAVLIELAKFHAVSLAYKQQHPVEFQKLVNSLSEGIFSQANTDWYRKYYDVLTRNAIQMVRQTVPEKKEHLAKLEAFLENCFANLVELVSRDSELSVICHGDCWTNNVLFRYVDDGSIGETCLVDFQLIRYGSLALDLAYLIYCCTDSSLRKESLQQWLQTYHRQLVRSLKLLLLGAFEDLFGSEKRLWELINEEFKICARFGLGTAMDMLPISTCSSEEAPDLYASGSETATSPPELNVPPNEMCRRKMTELVLELVDGGML; from the exons ATGGGAGTGAATGCAGGCGACTCACGAAAGGATTCCATTACAtcatccacttccacttcgCACCTGGATTTGGAGCTACTGCAACGCTTGTTCGTTAAGTTTGAGCCTGATTTAGTGATAGACTCTTATGAG GAAGCGCAGGGTTCAGGCCGCGGTGACAACTACACAGCTGCTCTGTTCCGCCTGGCACTAAAAGGACACACGCAACCGGAGGGAAGCTCCAAGAAGCTCAAATGGGAGAAGAGTGTCATCTGTAAGCGTTTGCCGGATTGCAAGATAAAACGGGAGGCGTTTAAAAGTGAAGCTCTGTTTCGTAATGAGGTCGTATTCTACAACAGCATTATGCCGGAATACATCGACTATCAGCGTCGTCAGGTGAAGGAGGCATCGAAATGCCGTGGCACAAAACATGTCAACGAAGAGGACGAAAGCGATGAACAGCAGAGTGAAAGTATATTCGATGCTGTTCCGCAATGCTATCTGGCCCAGGATGATCTGCTCGTACTGGAAGATTTGCGAGTGCGATCGTTCACTATGCCGGATCGGCAGGCCGGACTAGGTCCGACGCAGCTAGAAGCTGTGCTTATCGAACTGGCCAAGTTTCATGCGGTCAGTCTTGCGTACAAACAGCAGCATCCGGTGGAGTTTCAGAAGCTTGTAAACAGCCTGTCGGAGGGCATTTTCTCTCAAGCAAATACCGATTGGTACCGGAAGTACTATGACGTATTGACGCGTAATGCCATTCAAATGGTGCGTCAAACCGTACCAGAGAAGAAGGAACACCTGGCGAAATTGGAAGCGTTTCTAGAAAATTGTTTCGCAAACTTGGTGGAGCTGGTTAGCCGTGATAGTGAACTTTCGGTTATTTGCCATGGGGACTGCTGGACAAACAATGTGCTCTTCCGCTATGTAGATGATGGAAGCATTGGTGAA ACGTGTTTGGTGGACTTTCAGCTCATTCGTTACGGGTCGCTTGCACTTGATTTGGCCTATCTTATCTACTGCTGCACGGATAGCTCCTTGCGCAAGGAATCTCTTCAGCAATGGCTGCAAACCTACCACCGGCAACTGGTACGCTCGCTTAAACTTCTACTTCTGGGTGCTTTTGAGGATCTTTTCGGTTCGGAAAAGCGTCTCTGGGAGCTAATCAACGAGGAGTTTAAGATTTGTGCTCGTTTTGGACTTGGCACAGCTATGGATATGCTTCCCATCAGCACCTGTTCTTCGGAGGAAGCACCGGATCTGTATGCGAGTGGGTCGGAAACGGCTACCTCTCCGCCCGAGCTGAACGTGCCCCCGAACGAGATGTGTCGGAGAAAGATGACCGAGCTCGTGCTGGAGCTGGTCGACGGAGGCATGCTTTAA
- the LOC131259714 gene encoding dnaJ homolog subfamily C member 30, mitochondrial: protein MNRKWITRVDSVYKMLPPRHPFNWWLTRAVLFGSGESQKRWISCSLALLRSHYDSLGVTPNATQNDIKQAYYKLSKLYHPDKNKGSDSAAEKFRDITAAYEVLGNYRLRKLYDKGILHTAGRHYASEAPSAASEQPEDDAQTRFYKKRMNRTHAPTASGRTPIYDFDEWSRNHYGSRFEQKMKAEERFKRKAEREEIFQTRLQHEYIIFPLLFFCILYCVIAFQEASYDTPQPVTKKEP from the coding sequence ATGAATAGAAAATGGATAACTCGTGTTGACTCAGTctataaaatgttaccacctCGGCACCCGTTCAACTGGTGGCTCACACGGGCGGTTCTGTTCGGAAGTGGTGAAAGCCAGAAACGATGGATCAGCTGTTCGTTAGCGTTGCTCCGTAGTCACTACGACTCGCTTGGCGTGACCCCGAATGCCACCCAGAACGACATTAAACAAGCGTACTACAAACTGTCGAAGCTGTACCATCCGGATAAAAATAAAGGCAGTGATTCGGCTGCGGAAAAGTTCCGAGACATTACCGCTGCCTACGAGGTGCTGGGAAACTATCGCCTACGGAAGCTGTACGACAAAGGCATTTTGCATACCGCCGGTCGGCATTATGCCAGCGAGGCTCCAAGTGCAGCCTCCGAACAGCCGGAAGACGACGCCCAGACACGATTCTACAAAAAGCGTATGAATAGAACTCATGCGCCAACGGCGTCAGGTAGGACGCCGATTTACGATTTTGACGAATGGTCTCGAAACCATTACGGGAGCAGATTTGAGCAAAAAATGAAGGCGGAAGAACGGTTCAAACGAAAGGCGGAAAGGGAGGAGATATTTCAGACGCGCCTGCAGCACGAATACATCATATttccgttgttgtttttctgtaTACTTTATTGTGTGATCGCTTTCCAAGAGGCAAGCTATGATACTCCACAACCGGTAACTAAGAAGGAGCCATGA